The proteins below come from a single Desulfitobacterium metallireducens DSM 15288 genomic window:
- a CDS encoding fumarate hydratase, whose amino-acid sequence MKSIHINSIIDAVEKLCIEANYDLGEDVMLSFKTALTTEKSPLGREVFERLIENATIAHEERVPMCQDTGMTVIFVELGQELYIEGGLLTEALNEGVRRGYEKGYLRKSVVKDPFDRENTKDNTPAIIHYDLVPGDELHITVAPKGAGSENMGAIKMCKPSDGLEGVMQFVVDTVDKAGGNPCPPIIVGVGVGGNMEKATYLAKKSLTRDVGVHNKEERLAKIEEELLERINKLGIGPQGFGGENTALAVNLEVYPTHIAMLPVAVNINCHAARHKEITLKGRGE is encoded by the coding sequence ATGAAAAGCATTCATATTAACTCGATCATTGATGCGGTAGAAAAATTATGTATTGAAGCGAACTATGACTTAGGGGAAGATGTGATGCTAAGCTTTAAAACAGCATTAACCACTGAAAAATCTCCTTTGGGTCGGGAAGTGTTTGAACGTCTCATTGAAAATGCCACGATTGCTCATGAAGAGCGGGTGCCGATGTGTCAGGACACAGGGATGACGGTAATTTTTGTGGAGCTGGGGCAGGAGCTTTATATTGAGGGCGGATTGTTAACGGAGGCCCTGAATGAAGGGGTGCGTCGAGGGTATGAAAAAGGATATCTTCGTAAATCTGTAGTGAAAGATCCGTTTGATCGGGAGAACACGAAAGATAATACGCCGGCCATTATCCATTATGATCTTGTTCCTGGGGATGAGCTTCATATCACGGTTGCTCCGAAAGGTGCGGGCAGTGAAAACATGGGAGCTATAAAAATGTGTAAACCTTCTGATGGTTTGGAAGGGGTTATGCAGTTTGTGGTGGATACTGTCGATAAGGCGGGAGGAAACCCATGCCCGCCGATTATTGTTGGCGTAGGAGTAGGCGGCAATATGGAGAAAGCCACTTATTTGGCGAAGAAATCGCTTACGCGTGATGTGGGTGTACATAATAAAGAAGAACGTCTCGCGAAGATCGAAGAGGAATTGCTGGAGCGGATCAATAAGCTGGGGATTGGACCGCAAGGTTTTGGTGGAGAAAACACGGCTTTAGCGGTTAACTTAGAAGTTTATCCGACTCATATTGCGATGCTTCCTGTGGCCGTTAATATTAACTGTCATGCAGCGCGTCATAAAGAGATTACGCTTAAGGGGAGGGGTGAATAA
- a CDS encoding methylaspartate ammonia-lyase encodes MKIVEVLASPGLTGFYFDDQAAIKAGAAHEGFAYSGEPQTSGFTAVRQRGESISVIFMLEDGQVAYGDCAAVQYSGAGGRDPLFLAQDFISIILEEIRPKLVGQELDSFRRLADGVEHSVRPNGERYHTAIRYGVSQAILDAVAKAKKVTMTEVILEEYSLPLVLEPVPIFAQTGDDRYDNADKAILKRAGVLPHALINNVETKLGSNGELLLDYVKWLENRVLELGDRNYRPTLHIDVYGTIGLAFEDNIERMVDYFAALEKAASPLHLRIEGPMDAGNKQGQIEQIKALRDALKARGVKVEVVADEWCNTYEDIVEFVDTQAADMVQIKTPDLGGIQNTIEAVLYAKKYGVGAYVGGSCNETDCGGRTAVHVALATRPIQMLAKPGMGVDEGYMIVHNEMNRTLEILRYKEKAKTHATEAFWNG; translated from the coding sequence ATGAAAATTGTAGAGGTTCTGGCATCTCCGGGGTTAACGGGGTTTTATTTTGACGACCAGGCCGCGATTAAGGCCGGGGCTGCTCATGAGGGTTTCGCTTATTCAGGTGAGCCGCAAACTTCGGGGTTTACGGCTGTTCGTCAGCGTGGAGAGTCGATTTCAGTCATCTTTATGCTTGAGGATGGGCAAGTGGCTTATGGGGACTGTGCCGCGGTCCAGTATTCTGGGGCTGGGGGTAGAGATCCGCTCTTTTTGGCTCAAGATTTCATTTCGATTATTCTTGAGGAGATTCGGCCCAAGCTAGTGGGTCAGGAATTGGATTCCTTCCGGCGGCTTGCGGATGGGGTGGAGCATTCGGTTCGCCCGAATGGTGAGCGCTATCATACGGCGATTCGTTATGGGGTGAGTCAGGCGATTCTTGATGCGGTAGCGAAGGCGAAGAAGGTTACGATGACGGAAGTGATTCTAGAGGAGTATAGTTTGCCGCTTGTGCTTGAGCCAGTCCCAATCTTTGCGCAGACAGGGGATGATCGCTATGATAACGCAGATAAAGCGATTCTCAAACGGGCGGGCGTTTTACCGCATGCGCTGATCAATAATGTGGAGACGAAGTTGGGCTCCAACGGGGAACTCCTTTTAGACTATGTTAAGTGGTTGGAAAATCGGGTTTTAGAGTTGGGTGATCGAAATTATCGGCCGACTTTGCATATTGATGTGTATGGAACGATCGGATTGGCGTTTGAGGATAATATCGAGCGCATGGTGGATTATTTTGCAGCGTTGGAAAAGGCAGCAAGTCCGCTTCATCTGCGGATTGAAGGGCCGATGGATGCGGGGAACAAGCAAGGGCAGATTGAACAAATTAAAGCTCTGCGCGATGCGCTGAAAGCACGGGGAGTTAAGGTAGAAGTCGTTGCCGATGAGTGGTGTAATACGTATGAGGATATTGTTGAATTTGTGGATACTCAGGCGGCAGATATGGTGCAGATTAAGACTCCGGATTTAGGTGGAATTCAGAATACGATTGAAGCGGTGCTTTATGCGAAGAAGTATGGAGTAGGGGCTTATGTCGGTGGCTCCTGTAACGAGACGGATTGTGGTGGACGGACTGCTGTGCATGTAGCTTTGGCGACGCGGCCAATTCAAATGTTGGCTAAGCCAGGGATGGGTGTCGATGAAGGATATATGATCGTTCATAATGAAATGAATCGGACGCTTGAGATTTTACGGTATAAAGAGAAGGCGAAGACGCATGCGACGGAGGCGTTCTGGAACGGTTAG
- a CDS encoding Fe-S-containing hydro-lyase, protein MAEAIRIETPLTHEKLAQLKTGDNVLISGVIYTGRDAAHKKMVEALDRGEELPFDVKDQVIFFVGPTPPKPGQVIGSSGPTTSYRMDAYSPTLIERGLTGMIGKGLRSEEVIAAMKKYGAVYFGAIGGSGALLAKRIVVAEVIAYPELGPEAVRRLEVKDFPVMVIIDQEGNNLYETGKAQYRMI, encoded by the coding sequence ATGGCTGAGGCGATTCGAATTGAAACACCACTCACTCATGAAAAATTAGCTCAATTAAAAACCGGGGATAATGTCCTGATTAGCGGTGTGATCTATACTGGTCGGGATGCTGCCCATAAAAAAATGGTTGAAGCTTTGGATCGTGGGGAGGAGCTTCCCTTTGATGTGAAAGACCAGGTCATTTTTTTCGTAGGACCCACTCCGCCAAAACCAGGACAGGTGATTGGTTCCTCAGGACCGACGACAAGCTATCGGATGGACGCGTATTCTCCAACACTGATCGAGCGGGGCTTAACGGGAATGATTGGTAAAGGGTTGCGTTCAGAGGAAGTCATTGCTGCGATGAAAAAGTATGGGGCTGTTTATTTTGGGGCCATTGGGGGTTCGGGCGCACTTTTGGCGAAACGAATTGTGGTCGCTGAAGTGATCGCCTATCCTGAACTCGGTCCAGAAGCCGTGCGACGGCTTGAAGTCAAGGATTTTCCGGTGATGGTGATTATTGACCAAGAGGGGAATAATCTCTATGAAACGGGGAAGGCTCAGTATCGCATGATCTAA
- a CDS encoding ABC transporter permease — MKFLELLRVSLRALRANKLRSMLTMLGIIIGVAAVIAMVGIGNGATASITSQIQGLGSNLLIVSPGQSSSGGVKGAAGSSNTLVMTDIAKIEAAGSAVKGVAPFVSSNVQAVYGSGNASTSVAGTTAAYAEVRNLQIAQGRFLTQEDVTAFTRVAVVGPTVVKNLMGDENAQIIGKTIKLKNIPFLVVGVTASQGSSGFTNNDDVVYIPITTAQDRLIGNKYLRQIFIEASSPQMMATAQNQVTYVLRSAHKLQDSQADDFTITNQADVLQTMEGVTKTLTMLLGGIAAISLLVGGIGIMNIMLVSVTERTREIGIRKAIGAKGRDILVQFLIEAVVLSIVGGGIGILLGWGGSILVGKLMSMATSVSMTSVLLAFGFSAGIGIVFGVFPAKKAANMDPIDALRYE, encoded by the coding sequence ATGAAATTTCTCGAATTACTCCGGGTATCCTTGAGGGCTTTGCGAGCAAATAAGCTACGCTCGATGCTGACGATGTTAGGCATCATTATCGGGGTGGCTGCAGTTATCGCTATGGTTGGAATTGGAAATGGAGCGACAGCTTCTATTACTTCGCAAATTCAGGGATTGGGATCCAATTTGTTGATCGTTTCACCGGGTCAAAGCAGCAGCGGCGGAGTAAAAGGTGCAGCCGGGAGTTCCAACACGTTAGTGATGACGGATATTGCTAAGATTGAAGCAGCAGGTTCTGCAGTCAAAGGGGTTGCTCCTTTTGTGAGTTCAAATGTTCAGGCGGTATACGGAAGCGGAAATGCCTCGACAAGCGTTGCCGGGACAACAGCAGCTTATGCTGAAGTTAGAAATTTACAAATCGCTCAGGGACGTTTTCTTACGCAAGAGGATGTGACAGCTTTTACTCGTGTGGCGGTTGTGGGTCCAACGGTTGTGAAAAATTTAATGGGGGATGAGAATGCCCAGATAATAGGTAAAACCATTAAACTTAAGAACATTCCCTTTTTGGTTGTGGGGGTAACTGCGAGTCAAGGGTCCTCTGGATTTACTAACAATGATGATGTGGTTTATATCCCGATTACAACTGCTCAGGATCGTCTTATCGGGAATAAGTATTTAAGGCAAATCTTTATTGAAGCTTCAAGTCCACAAATGATGGCAACAGCGCAGAATCAAGTCACCTATGTTTTAAGGAGTGCGCACAAACTCCAAGACAGTCAAGCAGATGATTTTACAATTACGAATCAGGCTGATGTGTTGCAGACGATGGAAGGGGTAACCAAGACGTTAACCATGCTTCTTGGGGGAATAGCCGCTATCTCCCTCTTAGTCGGCGGGATAGGAATCATGAACATCATGCTGGTTTCTGTGACCGAAAGAACCCGGGAAATCGGAATCCGTAAGGCGATTGGCGCAAAGGGAAGAGATATCCTCGTTCAGTTCCTCATTGAAGCGGTTGTTTTGAGCATCGTAGGAGGAGGAATTGGAATTCTGCTGGGCTGGGGTGGCTCGATTTTAGTGGGAAAACTCATGAGTATGGCTACAAGTGTGAGTATGACCTCGGTACTCCTCGCTTTTGGATTCTCTGCCGGTATTGGAATTGTGTTTGGGGTTTTTCCCGCGAAAAAGGCAGCGAATATGGATCCAATTGATGCGTTGAGGTATGAGTAA
- the glmS gene encoding methylaspartate mutase subunit S, whose product MEQKTLVLGVIGADVHAVGNRILDYAFSQAGFKVINIGVLASQEEFIRAAIETAAEVILVSSLYGHGEIDCRGLREKCQEAGIGDILLYIGGNLVIGKQDFSEVEKRFKDMGFDRVYPPGTMPEVAVADLHKDLKF is encoded by the coding sequence GTGGAACAGAAAACATTGGTTCTGGGTGTGATTGGCGCAGATGTCCATGCTGTGGGAAATCGAATCTTGGACTATGCGTTTTCCCAGGCCGGATTTAAAGTCATTAATATTGGGGTGCTTGCATCTCAAGAGGAGTTTATTCGTGCGGCAATTGAGACAGCTGCTGAGGTTATTTTAGTCTCTTCGCTTTATGGACATGGAGAAATCGATTGCCGTGGACTTCGTGAGAAGTGCCAGGAAGCGGGAATTGGTGATATCCTCCTTTATATTGGAGGAAATCTTGTCATTGGCAAGCAAGATTTTTCTGAGGTGGAAAAACGTTTTAAGGATATGGGTTTTGATCGGGTTTACCCGCCAGGAACCATGCCTGAGGTCGCGGTTGCGGATTTGCATAAGGATCTGAAGTTCTAA
- a CDS encoding cell wall-binding repeat-containing protein, protein MKNKNRPRDKYLAFLIIAMMLVIGIYPRVADAAMTTTTTLDYLVFGSDADNNLITGVTSTINFTLYGTITTTDPSATPQSVSTPNTLLKSGSYTAYITDPDGKVTYYPTSGSSISNVTLDKAGTYYLYVSDSSNNTASGTITVTDAKTAITGKLSQNYSSTVSVKLMDGAGNILPRKTVNVDATAIGGNVSSYTTLYDGTFSFTMTPTKMGTVNITVGGHIIGSINVTPAYTEMDRIGANASDNATRSVLVAQAGWTSSKYAVLTRDDGVADAMVAVPLAKKYDAPIFMTSTNQLNSSVLTELKQLGVETVLIIGGEGAVSSSVQNQLISNGIHTSRIAGTDRYETAAQIAYWVGSSRTVYLAYGYGEPDALAASALAAEQGIPILLTDSGALPESTAKALASLAPQNVKLLGGTGVISADLEQSLNQSYMVERWGGVDRYATQQAIFQNYFADQKAANSFPVYFTSSSVLSSDVGGGTPYGDALFTAALAAKNQGFVIALPPDNVPSSISTFLLYNKVYIPSSTVVGNGSAISYSVEAKLNQLLAR, encoded by the coding sequence ATGAAAAACAAGAATAGGCCGAGAGATAAATATTTAGCATTTTTGATTATTGCGATGATGTTAGTTATAGGGATATATCCGAGGGTAGCAGATGCGGCAATGACAACAACAACGACCTTAGATTATCTGGTTTTCGGCTCGGATGCTGATAATAACCTGATTACTGGGGTTACAAGTACCATCAATTTTACACTCTATGGGACGATTACGACTACGGATCCTTCAGCAACTCCACAAAGTGTAAGTACTCCAAACACTCTGCTTAAATCTGGGTCATATACAGCTTACATTACCGATCCAGATGGTAAAGTAACCTACTATCCTACGAGTGGGTCTTCTATCAGTAATGTGACCCTGGACAAGGCGGGAACCTATTATCTTTACGTATCCGATTCATCGAATAATACTGCGAGTGGCACAATCACCGTAACCGATGCCAAAACAGCGATAACGGGAAAACTATCTCAAAATTATAGCAGCACGGTATCCGTTAAACTGATGGATGGAGCGGGCAATATCCTCCCCCGCAAAACCGTCAATGTTGACGCTACAGCTATCGGGGGTAATGTCTCAAGCTATACAACGCTCTATGATGGTACATTTAGTTTTACGATGACCCCTACCAAAATGGGCACGGTCAATATAACCGTGGGTGGGCATATTATTGGAAGTATCAATGTGACTCCAGCCTATACAGAGATGGACCGCATCGGGGCCAATGCTTCAGATAATGCGACACGTTCCGTGCTTGTCGCTCAAGCGGGCTGGACGAGTTCAAAGTATGCAGTCCTTACCCGCGATGACGGTGTTGCTGATGCGATGGTTGCGGTCCCTTTAGCGAAGAAATATGATGCCCCAATATTCATGACATCGACGAACCAGTTAAATAGCAGTGTTTTAACAGAGCTTAAGCAGTTAGGCGTTGAGACTGTTCTTATCATTGGCGGGGAAGGTGCAGTTTCGAGTTCGGTACAGAATCAACTCATCAGTAATGGAATCCATACGAGTCGGATTGCTGGAACTGACCGCTATGAAACAGCTGCCCAAATTGCGTATTGGGTTGGTTCTTCAAGAACGGTTTATTTAGCCTATGGCTACGGAGAACCTGATGCTTTAGCAGCAAGTGCCCTCGCCGCGGAGCAGGGAATACCGATCTTGCTGACGGATTCGGGTGCTTTACCGGAGAGTACTGCGAAAGCGTTAGCCTCTTTAGCTCCCCAGAACGTTAAATTGCTCGGAGGTACGGGTGTAATCAGTGCAGACTTGGAACAGTCCTTGAACCAAAGTTATATGGTTGAACGTTGGGGCGGAGTAGACCGTTATGCGACCCAGCAAGCTATTTTTCAGAATTACTTTGCCGATCAAAAAGCGGCCAATAGTTTTCCTGTCTATTTTACATCTTCTTCAGTTTTGTCGAGTGATGTAGGCGGTGGCACGCCTTATGGTGATGCTTTATTTACAGCAGCACTGGCTGCTAAAAATCAGGGGTTTGTCATTGCCCTTCCTCCCGATAATGTTCCTTCATCCATTAGTACTTTCCTTCTTTATAATAAGGTCTATATTCCTTCGAGTACGGTCGTGGGGAATGGTTCAGCTATTAGCTATTCAGTAGAAGCAAAACTGAATCAGCTTTTAGCGAGGTAA
- the glmL gene encoding methylaspartate mutase accessory protein GlmL produces MQHVLLIDFGSTYTKVTVVELKQEEIIGTAAAGTTIDTNIMEGMNQALAQIPEPKGGWNFVRKLACSSAAGGLKMIAIGLVKELTAEAARRAALGAGARVLEVFSYELTAQDLEKIVSAQPDILLLAGGTDGGNKEILLKNAERLCELPMSVPVVVAGNKVVSTQAVELLKRRHFPVVLADNVMPELNVLDVDSARKAIRDLFLSQIIQAKGLDKAEAFLERVLMPTPAAVLSAAELLAKGYEEEAGLGELLIIDVGGATTDVHSLASGDPSKPGVMLRGLPEPYAKRTVEGDLGMRYSAESLVVSSDRRLIQYLGWSAEEVKAQLNMCKLEPWWIPKNEREYQFDTALGRVAVELAVKRHAGMLEVVYTPFGVSYVQQGKDLTQLPVVIGTGGVLLHHSRPIEILQGVLFDSSEATVLKPQNPTFYLDQKYILAAMGLLREIEPLKALRMMKKYLLKL; encoded by the coding sequence ATGCAACACGTCCTTCTGATCGATTTTGGGAGTACTTATACAAAAGTAACGGTTGTCGAGCTTAAGCAGGAAGAGATTATAGGGACGGCCGCGGCAGGAACGACGATTGATACCAACATTATGGAGGGGATGAATCAGGCTTTAGCGCAAATTCCGGAGCCGAAGGGGGGGTGGAACTTTGTGCGCAAGCTGGCCTGCTCGAGTGCGGCAGGTGGGCTTAAAATGATTGCTATCGGCCTAGTCAAGGAGTTGACTGCTGAAGCAGCTCGGCGGGCAGCTTTAGGGGCTGGGGCTCGTGTTTTAGAAGTGTTTAGCTATGAATTAACTGCACAGGATCTCGAGAAAATCGTATCAGCCCAACCGGATATTCTGCTACTCGCGGGAGGGACGGATGGGGGCAATAAAGAGATCCTTCTGAAAAACGCTGAGCGCTTGTGTGAGTTACCGATGAGCGTACCTGTCGTGGTCGCTGGAAATAAAGTCGTCTCAACGCAAGCTGTCGAGCTTTTAAAAAGGCGTCATTTTCCCGTCGTCTTAGCTGATAACGTGATGCCCGAACTTAATGTTTTGGACGTTGATTCGGCTCGTAAGGCGATTCGGGATTTATTTTTATCTCAAATTATTCAGGCCAAAGGCTTAGATAAAGCGGAAGCTTTTCTTGAAAGGGTGTTAATGCCTACGCCTGCCGCCGTTCTTTCAGCGGCCGAACTTTTAGCGAAAGGGTATGAAGAGGAAGCAGGTTTAGGAGAACTTTTGATTATCGATGTCGGTGGAGCGACAACGGATGTGCATTCCCTTGCGTCGGGGGATCCCAGCAAGCCCGGAGTAATGCTTAGAGGCTTGCCGGAGCCTTATGCTAAACGGACGGTTGAAGGAGATTTGGGGATGCGTTATAGCGCTGAATCTTTAGTGGTATCCTCCGACCGACGGTTAATTCAGTATTTAGGCTGGAGTGCAGAAGAAGTGAAGGCGCAACTCAACATGTGTAAGCTAGAACCTTGGTGGATCCCGAAAAATGAACGGGAGTATCAGTTTGATACAGCTTTAGGTCGGGTGGCCGTTGAGCTTGCGGTGAAGCGTCATGCTGGAATGTTGGAGGTTGTGTATACACCCTTTGGGGTCTCGTATGTTCAGCAAGGGAAAGATCTCACTCAACTTCCGGTGGTGATTGGCACGGGAGGGGTTTTGCTTCATCATTCTCGGCCGATCGAGATTTTACAGGGAGTGTTGTTTGATTCATCAGAAGCGACTGTACTGAAGCCTCAGAATCCAACGTTCTATTTGGATCAGAAATACATTTTGGCAGCAATGGGGCTGCTACGGGAAATTGAGCCCTTGAAGGCCTTGCGTATGATGAAAAAATATTTGCTCAAGCTATAG
- a CDS encoding cell wall-binding repeat-containing protein → MRRLRENSLILRSLSCILVFMLAFGVGLTGMPRFAQAAGGNTYYVAQRGNDPNQFPYGSGTIEDPYPSIGRAMDYMKPGDTLIIRGGTYNELIDLYSKKGSPDAWFTVKAYPGEKVVLDGQNKLEEGIIFNTSSYWRIEGIEFTGYTGAALYIKDQCNHFDLNNLLIHDLNGPVGTNAGTEGIMGEKASYITVRNSEIYNVGLAQKKQTDHGIYVGYGAHHWTFDGNIIHNNSGAAIQMIGEPNGASNCTVTNNYLYDNLQWGLVMGSHATGNDVENNTFFGNYDSDVYLLYNANGNTFRNNIFGSYDAKFSVAISDNGSTVNSFDANTYRKSNDRVVFQVTDNITFSEWQGNSQEPQGQYINAPLSEEEKIILKASGKDYTSKRLSGLSRYSTATSIAQEINNGTVDQVLIASALNFPDALSGSVLAYQKKAPILLAGPTPAESQDTLEYVKNHLSPSGTIYLLGGVGAVADSFRDSFKEMGYSENQIKRLSGDTRYGTNQAINGEISAAKGTPVVIASGEGFADALSISSIAAAKGYPILLTMQNELPEETIMTLEDIQPSKVFVVGGTGAVTESVRAQLQSLTGLSSDNVPRIWGNSRYATSLSIAQAFEFSGDTVTFAYGENFPDALAGSVLAAKLDAPIVLISQDNWLEAKRFADRSQYTNQIIFGGSGVIGDSLKNQLMK, encoded by the coding sequence TTGAGGCGGTTAAGAGAAAATTCCCTAATCTTAAGAAGTTTATCGTGTATTTTAGTTTTCATGCTTGCGTTCGGAGTAGGCTTAACAGGTATGCCAAGGTTTGCTCAAGCTGCTGGCGGGAACACCTATTATGTAGCTCAGAGGGGGAATGATCCAAATCAGTTTCCCTATGGAAGCGGAACGATTGAGGATCCCTACCCTTCAATTGGACGTGCAATGGATTATATGAAACCAGGAGACACGTTAATAATCCGGGGTGGGACTTATAACGAACTGATTGACTTGTATAGTAAAAAGGGTTCACCCGATGCTTGGTTTACGGTAAAGGCTTATCCTGGGGAGAAAGTTGTTCTGGATGGTCAAAATAAACTGGAAGAAGGAATTATTTTTAACACGAGTTCTTATTGGCGAATCGAGGGGATTGAATTCACGGGGTACACGGGAGCGGCGCTCTATATCAAGGATCAGTGTAATCATTTCGATTTAAATAACCTCCTCATTCATGATTTGAATGGCCCGGTGGGTACAAATGCTGGTACAGAAGGGATCATGGGTGAAAAGGCAAGTTATATTACGGTAAGAAATTCAGAAATCTATAATGTTGGACTTGCCCAGAAAAAACAGACGGATCATGGTATATATGTCGGGTATGGTGCCCATCACTGGACTTTTGACGGTAATATCATTCACAATAATTCAGGTGCTGCTATTCAAATGATCGGAGAACCCAATGGTGCGAGTAATTGTACAGTAACCAACAATTATCTTTATGATAATCTGCAGTGGGGTCTGGTTATGGGGTCCCATGCAACAGGAAACGATGTAGAAAACAACACGTTCTTTGGTAATTATGATTCGGATGTCTATCTACTATACAATGCTAATGGGAACACGTTTAGAAACAATATTTTTGGATCTTATGATGCGAAATTTAGTGTGGCAATTTCAGATAATGGTTCAACTGTGAATTCCTTTGACGCTAATACCTATCGCAAAAGTAATGATCGCGTTGTTTTTCAAGTAACGGATAACATTACCTTTAGTGAATGGCAAGGAAATTCACAAGAGCCTCAGGGTCAGTATATTAATGCACCGCTTTCTGAGGAGGAAAAGATAATTCTTAAAGCCAGCGGCAAAGATTATACCAGTAAACGATTAAGCGGACTGTCTAGGTATTCTACGGCGACAAGTATTGCCCAAGAAATAAATAATGGAACTGTTGATCAAGTGCTTATCGCTTCAGCTCTTAATTTTCCGGATGCGTTAAGTGGAAGTGTGCTTGCTTATCAAAAGAAGGCACCTATTCTTTTAGCGGGCCCGACTCCGGCTGAAAGCCAGGACACTTTAGAATATGTAAAAAACCACTTGAGCCCAAGCGGTACGATCTATCTGCTGGGTGGCGTCGGTGCCGTAGCAGATTCCTTTCGAGATTCTTTTAAAGAAATGGGTTACTCAGAAAATCAAATAAAACGTTTATCTGGAGATACGAGATATGGTACAAATCAGGCTATCAACGGCGAGATCTCAGCCGCTAAAGGAACGCCTGTCGTTATAGCCTCAGGGGAAGGCTTTGCTGATGCGCTGAGTATTTCCAGTATTGCTGCAGCCAAGGGGTATCCCATTCTTTTAACGATGCAAAATGAACTCCCCGAAGAAACGATAATGACCTTGGAAGATATTCAGCCGTCGAAGGTTTTCGTCGTGGGAGGAACAGGGGCTGTTACTGAATCAGTTCGAGCACAATTACAGAGTCTGACTGGACTAAGTAGTGATAATGTTCCTCGTATCTGGGGTAACAGTCGCTATGCCACTTCTCTCAGTATTGCTCAGGCTTTTGAATTCAGTGGAGATACCGTGACCTTTGCTTATGGGGAGAACTTTCCGGATGCTTTGGCAGGGAGCGTATTAGCTGCGAAGCTCGATGCTCCAATCGTGCTGATTAGTCAGGATAATTGGTTAGAGGCCAAACGCTTTGCTGATAGAAGTCAGTATACAAATCAGATTATTTTTGGAGGTTCAGGAGTTATTGGAGATAGTTTGAAGAATCAACTTATGAAATAA
- the murI gene encoding glutamate racemase, with protein sequence MKRQHVIGMFDSGVGGLTVMKEILEQIPELRIIYLGDTARVPYGNRSKEELIDFGEEIITFLISQGAEAVVVACNTSSANALPDLKKSFDIPLIGTIEPGARLAVSKTSGGKIGLIATEATVRSKAYSSAISRVLSKGVLPEDQGLRESWQQGEQSIALVKSQACPLFVPLVEAGLSKTPEARGIARTYLSGFDTAGVDALILGCTHYPFLAPVIRDILGEQTALIDPAQAMVDELKSVLDKLDEVQEMKAKSTVKETWKLRFYVSGDPELFQSVGNTLLPGLIQEVRQVIWGD encoded by the coding sequence GTGAAACGTCAACACGTTATTGGTATGTTTGATTCAGGAGTCGGTGGGCTCACGGTGATGAAAGAGATCCTTGAGCAGATTCCGGAGCTTCGAATCATTTATTTGGGAGATACAGCACGAGTTCCTTATGGAAACCGAAGTAAGGAAGAACTGATTGATTTTGGCGAAGAAATTATTACCTTTTTAATCAGTCAAGGCGCAGAAGCTGTTGTTGTCGCATGTAATACGAGTTCTGCTAATGCGTTGCCTGATCTTAAAAAAAGTTTTGATATTCCTCTTATTGGCACGATTGAGCCAGGAGCCCGTCTGGCTGTAAGTAAAACCTCAGGCGGGAAAATTGGTCTCATTGCCACAGAGGCAACGGTCCGAAGTAAAGCGTATAGTTCAGCCATTAGTCGGGTCTTGTCGAAAGGAGTGCTCCCTGAGGATCAAGGGTTAAGGGAAAGTTGGCAGCAGGGAGAGCAATCGATAGCGTTAGTGAAATCTCAGGCTTGTCCTCTGTTTGTTCCTTTGGTTGAAGCTGGACTTTCTAAAACGCCTGAAGCTCGAGGTATTGCACGCACTTATCTCTCTGGCTTTGATACTGCTGGAGTGGATGCACTGATTCTTGGATGTACTCATTACCCCTTCCTTGCGCCGGTCATTCGAGATATTTTGGGAGAACAAACGGCCTTGATTGATCCAGCGCAGGCGATGGTGGATGAGCTTAAGTCTGTTTTGGACAAACTAGATGAAGTTCAAGAAATGAAGGCAAAGAGCACAGTCAAGGAAACGTGGAAACTTCGATTTTATGTCAGTGGCGATCCCGAACTATTTCAAAGTGTCGGAAATACGTTGCTTCCTGGACTTATTCAGGAGGTTCGGCAAGTCATCTGGGGAGATTGA